The Tachyglossus aculeatus isolate mTacAcu1 chromosome 22, mTacAcu1.pri, whole genome shotgun sequence genome window below encodes:
- the LOC119943899 gene encoding olfactory receptor 9Q2-like, translating into MAENSTEGIEFLLTGFPERPELQRILFWVFLVFYLLTLGGNLGIVGLIQADAHLQTPMYFFLSHLSLLDSCYSSVVVPQMLVALRFDGASVTSGRCAAQFFLFTLCVSTECFLLTVMAYDRYVAVCHPLLYVAIMTSRVRWGLVSGAYMGALVISVIRTGCAFSLSFCKSHHLDFFFCDLPPLLKLSCTETKARELVMFVVSLSVITTSVMVILVSYLFIIKAILRIHLAGGRAKTFSTCGSHVTAVALFFGTLASIYLKDDMGHALELGKVVSVFYTMVIPMLNPMIYSLRNKEVKEALKRVLHRTKIVQGP; encoded by the coding sequence ATGGCCGAGAACAGCACTGAAGGGATCGAGTTTCTCCTAACGGGTTTTCCTGAGCGGCCTGAACTGCAGAGGATCCTCTTCTGGGTATTCCTGGTCTtttacctcctcaccctggggggCAACCTGGGTATAGTTGGGCTCATCCAGGCGGATGCCCATCTCCAGAcaccaatgtacttcttcctcagccacctctccctcctggatTCCTGCTACTCTTCGGTAGTTGTCCCTCAGATGCTGGTGGCCCTGAGGTTCGACGGTGCATCTGTCACGTCTGGGAGATGTGCGGCCCAGTTCTTCCTCTTCACGCTGTGCGTCAGCACCGAGTGCTTCCTCCTCACGGTCatggcctacgaccgctacgtggctgTGTGCCACCCGCTCCTCTATGTTGCCATCATGACCTCCCGGGTCCGCTGGGGGCTGGTGTCCGGGGCTTACATGGGGGCACTGGTCATCAGCGTGATCCGCACAGGctgtgccttctctctctccttctgtaagTCTCACCACTTGGATTTCTTCTTCTGTGACCTCCCACCCTTGCTGAAGCTGTCGTGCACTGAAACCAAGGCCAGGGAGCTGGTCATGTTCGTCGTATCTCTCTCCGTCATCACGACCAGCGTGATGGTGATCCTGGTCTCCTACCTGTTCATCATCAAGGCCATCCTGCGCATCCATTTGGCCGGCGGGAGGGCCAAGACCTTCTCTACCTGTGGCTCTCATGTGACCGCCGTGGCTCTGTTCTTTGGGACTCTCGCCTCCATTTACCTGAAAGATGATATGGGCCATGCCCTGGAGTTAGGCAAGGTAGTatctgtgttctacaccatggtcatccccatgctgaaccccatgatctacagcctgaggaacaaagaggtgaaagagGCCCTGAAGAGAGTTCTCCACAGGACCAAGATCGTGCAAGGGCCATAA